Genomic DNA from Primulina huaijiensis isolate GDHJ02 unplaced genomic scaffold, ASM1229523v2 scaffold208190, whole genome shotgun sequence:
agcagCACATAATCTTCTATATTAATtggatattaataataattagatTCGTTATTTAATAAGCTAATTAAGATGGAACAATTTGTAACATCCACTCAAGTCATGAGATTCATATGATGGGTCAAGCATAATAAATGATTGCAAAGGATACATATATATTGTACCATGGTCAAGGATAATTAAGATGGAACAATTTGTAACATCCACAGAAGAAATGTGAATCGGTCTTTcaactaattaaattaaaataggcTACATATATATTGTAGCATGGTCAAggataattattgcacccaacaaccACCAAACAGACAACTCTAATTAAGGTgctcaaattatataatttaacaaCAAAGAAACACATATTGATAAATATCGActcttaaatatatttttggacAATGTTATAAAGAAAGCCGTCATAGTCATCTCAAATTTGActcaccaaaatatttttttaattctcaTAGCAACCAAAGCCATGAGGGTCAAATTATAATAGATTCAACAATATTCTCATGCAGCTGTAGCAAATTCTCTTTCTCGTATATACTCTTTAAACGCATTTCTGATTGGAATTTTGCTGTTCTAAATGGTTTTCATTCATCGTTACGTCAATAACACATTTACGTAGGTGAATCACATATGGCTTTTTCCCAGCTATATATAGATACACGTGACAGAGGGATTGCTAATACAATGCTGAATGTAACATATATCGGACTGTAGAATGCAAGTACTCATCAGCGATGAACTTGCAGCCGGAGTTATTCACTTGCGAGAGAGAACAGGCAGCAGTTTGAAGTTAAGGCTGTTTTCTTTCAACTTCAAGTGATATTTCGTTACGGCGAGAAAATGGAAGGGTAAACGGCGGATTGTACTGCATGATAACAAAAAGAGAGGCAGTTAAAACTTCCGTTTTCTTATTATTGTTCATATTCTGGTAAAATATCTACCTGGGCAACTTCAACAGATACACCTTCTTTTATGCGAAATCGAGTGTCATTTTTCAGAGAGGTCCTGAGTGTTGATTCCCGGCGTTTAACTTCTTCGTCAGTGACAAAGCCTGGTTCAAATCATTGTTCAAACAATAATAAGAAAACTATTCAAGTAGTAATAAAATGAGAAACGCCAAGTTTCAAGATCAATGGCTTATAAGTTATAACTCAGAACAGATTTCAACCACAACGATAAAGTCGAAAAAAATATATCGAGTTTATTAAAGATTTGGCCAAATTCTACAGGGAGCATTGAATCTCTTAAGCCCTTTTATCGCATGGTAACAAAAAGAAGCTCATTACTTACTATGAAGTTCATGTGTATCAGATCTTATTCCGAAACAAACCTGAAAATGCAACAActgcaattattttttttggcaCCTCCTTGATAGTCACTGAAGAATCCTTGGGCAATGGAAGGTCCGCGCCATACTTTGAAGGCATGACAAAGGACATTGTCCACTTATCTTGATTGTCGGCCTAAATGAACTTCACTTAATTATATCATGATTAAGCAATCAAAGAATTGATTGAATAAGCTTTAATTTTCTTGCCTCAGTGCATGCATTTGACGTACTCAAACATGCAAGTGCAGTTTACAAATATACAGGGCAATACTGAAAAGATAACTAAAATATTTCACGAAAAAACAAGCCAAAAGAAGATAAAAGCACCTATGACTTAATAAGGACATTTCGATACACTTTTGTGTATTCTCGAATAGTAAAATATATGAACCAGCTAGAAATCTTCAGGATTCAATATCTACCAGATTATGGTAGCATGATTCAAACTTCGAAGTACCAGTTTGAACATTAACGAATGCATGGAGAATCAAACACACAAACAAAAAAagttaatcatatcaaaacataatttccaataaataaaataagagcCGTGAATTAAATTTGAATGTTGCTTTTATTTGTTTCAATCACAGCAAACCATGCATGTTAGAATGAATGCACAACATGTATCCAAAAACTTTGACATATTCACGTCTTCCAATACACAAACCTTACTAGAATAAAGTTATCAACAAAGAGATAAACTATCCATTTATGAATGAAGAATCCAAGGTATCCAAAAGTTACCCTTTTAGTTATCACAGGGGTTGTCATTTCCATTTTTGTTCCTTCAGATTTTACTCTTCGAGTAAAAACAGGTGTAGTCATTTCCATTTGCTTTGCATCGGTATTCTGAATCCAGTAACAGGACAACAAAATTAAGAAACATTAATATCACTAGTTTTTTggacaataaatgaaaatttaccATTAATGATAAGCCACGATAAAAGTTTTGATGCAAATTGCGCTTACATCTCCAGAAAGTTTTCAACTACCTTACCAAACAAGTATTCAGCCAGCACATTAAAAGATTGAGATGCACCAGCAAAATCAAATCCAAACTTCCCTGGCATTGTAGTCTGAGCAATAAAGAAAGCCTGTTTTTCCCATGGAGAAAAAAAAGCAGGGTTACTCACGTAACGAATAACATTTGTAATTACATGCAAGATTTTTTGTAGGGACGAGGAACACTGGGTTTAAGAAAGAAGTTAGGGGACAAAAGCTTGCGTTAGGTGAAGTGTAATATGCTTGATACTTGTAGATAAAGTAATAAAATCATGGATTGCCTTATACATGAGAATATTAAGACTTAATGAGTCAAGTCTAGACCAAACCAAAGGCTTTAGTGTTACAAGTAGCTGTGCAATGCAATGCATCCGGTAACCATCACAAGGCaattaaaataaagtaaaatattAAGCAAACTTGCTCTGATTTTTCATATATTCTCCTTAAattaatcatgaattttgaactgAAAATTAGGAATACATCATGTTTGTATTTTCCATTCAGATTTATTTGGATGTCTTAAGGGCATCATGTGAGTCAAGCACACAAGCTGGAACAGTTTGAGCTCGATAGAGTTCAGAAGTTATTGTACTAGCTCAAGCTTTTTCAGGCTCTTAAACTTGAGCTCAAGCTCTCGATCCAAGCTCATCACCGGTGCTCGCAAAACTGTTCAAGAAAAATGTTGCAAACTTAAAACTTGTGAGACAACTTGCGAACTGAGCTCTTATTTCCCACGAGCTTCTAAAATTCAACGAGATCAAGTCATCTACACATTCATCATGTTTTTTGCTTCTCTTTGTTTTGATGGGGGAGATTGGTAAGGTTAAATAATGGATACAAAAGAATACCTCGACTTCTCTAATCTCATACTGGTCAGTCCGGTTCAGAACCTTGAATTCCACAGTCTCTAGATCCGGAACTTCAACACATAACCGAATCCAAATGGCAAGACAACAATTAAGGAACAAATAAATTTCTTAAGCAACAACAGAGCTAGCAAAATGCATAAGTGTCCTAAGTATCACC
This window encodes:
- the LOC140966887 gene encoding heme-binding-like protein At3g10130, chloroplastic isoform X1, coding for METVPSSVLIPLLQTRNRKSSSTIFSVKSMETTEQKRARRRERTIPMSPFEARVSLVAALASLSQRLLTDLASETAKYVFPSKRFETRNLEEALMSVPDLETVEFKVLNRTDQYEIREVEAFFIAQTTMPGKFGFDFAGASQSFNVLAEYLFGKNTDAKQMEMTTPVFTRRVKSEGTKMEMTTPVITKRADNQDKWTMSFVMPSKYGADLPLPKDSSVTIKEVPKKIIAVVAFSGFVTDEEVKRRESTLRTSLKNDTRFRIKEGVSVEVAQYNPPFTLPFSRRNEISLEVERKQP
- the LOC140966887 gene encoding heme-binding-like protein At3g10130, chloroplastic isoform X2 is translated as METVPSSVLIPLLQTRNRKSSSTIFSVKSMETTEQKRARRRERTIPMSPFEARVSLVAALASLSQRLLTDLASETAKYVFPSKRFETRNLEEALMSVPDLETVEFKVLNRTDQYEIREVENTDAKQMEMTTPVFTRRVKSEGTKMEMTTPVITKRADNQDKWTMSFVMPSKYGADLPLPKDSSVTIKEVPKKIIAVVAFSGFVTDEEVKRRESTLRTSLKNDTRFRIKEGVSVEVAQYNPPFTLPFSRRNEISLEVERKQP